The segment AGGCAGCCAGTTCGCGATCGAAATCTTCCGGAGTCTGGCCAAACGCCTGGGAGAAGGCCTGGTCCGGGGGCAGGCGACGGTTGTGCAGCAGATCGAAGTAGGTTCCGGCTTCTGCCAGCCTCCCCTTGCTGAACAAATAGTGGGCCAGAAGCCACGACTGCGCATAGAACAGGGAGCGGCGACTCCCGGTCTCGTTATAGACGGGCGAGTTGCGGTCCACGGCCAGGAGGTCGCGCATGGGCATGAGCCGGCCCGACATAAGCACCTGGGCGGAAGCGGGCGCCCGCCCGATGGTTACCTCCTTGTTGCCGATCTCGATAGTGGAGAAGTATTCGGCGAAGCCTTCGTCGAACCAGAGCTGGGTTTCCGGATAGTTGCCGTTGAGCAGGGCGTGTGCATACTCGTGAAAGGTCGTGCTCCAGGGGTCGCCGGAGGACAGGTCGAGCGCCACAAAGTTCCGGTCGTGGTTGGACTGAAAAATGCCCGTGACTTCGACCGGCTTGCCCTTCCAAACCGGGACGAAGCGGCGGAATTCGCCCGAGTCGCGGAAGGCAACGATCTGTAAGGGGATGGGCTGGCTGACGCGGGAACGGAAGATCAGGGTGCCGAACACCGCGCGCATCTGCTCGAATCGGAGCGCGATCTCCAGGCCGCGGCGCTCGCCGGCGTCGGTGACCACGGAGAAGTTGGGCGAGCGCACCTCGACCCAGCGCGGCTCGGCGGCCAGGGCGAAGACCGGAACCAGCAGGAGACTGAAGAGCAGCCGAAACCCGTGCCTGGGACGGGTGAGCATGTCTATATGATGACACCGTGACGCGGTTCAGGGTTCCCGGCCGAGGCCCATCACTTACGCTTAAGGGGTACGCGCTCCTGTTCCGGGACACGGATCTCGAGGGTGGCCACGTCGCCCTCGTTTTCGCTTCCGGGACGGTAATTGATGATGACGTCCTGATCGCGCCACGCGCAGTCGAAGTCATCCACCCCGATGAGGATGACTTTTTCCCGGTCTCGCACGCGCAGCTTCCATGTCTTGTTCCCGGAAAGGATAGTCACGATGGCCGAGGTTTCCGAGCACTCCACAGCGAGCAGTCTGCCTTCAAGGCTCTCGACAGGCCGCCGGTCGAGATGCGCGGGCGCCGACTGCGTGACGCTTTCTGCGGTTTCTGAAACAGGGCCTGACTGTGCCTGAAGCATGGGCAGTGCGCTCGAGTGGATCTCCAGCCTTGCAAGGTCGTCCGTGGCTCTCTGAGCCACCGTCGGGTCGTTACTGTTTTGCAGGTGCTGGAGCAGAGCCTTGGCCTCGTCCATCTGCCGTGCTGCCACATACGCCTGGGCAAGGTTGACGGCATAGTGTTCGACGCGGGGGCTGAGCTCGAGAGCGCGCTTGAACGACGCGATCGCCCGTTCAGGCTCCCTCTGCCACAGATGAACCATGGCCAGGAGGTTATGCGCGTCAGCAAACTCCGGGTTGAGGGAGATGGATTTTTCCAGGTGCGCCGTCATTTCCCGAAACTTTTCGACCTGGCCACTCGGCCCAAAGGCCTGCCGGCTCATGAGCATGGCGGCGAAATAGTGCACGCGTGGATCGTCGGCGTTGAGTTCGGCGGCGCGACGGAAATGCAAGTCGGCCTGGTCAAGGTCGTTCTTGCGCAAAAAAGCGTAGCCCAAGCCGCGGTGGGCTGCGGCGTTGTCCGGCTGGAGCTGCAGAACCTCCTCAAACTCCGTGGCCCCCTGCTCGAAGTAATGTGGGGAATGCAGGTGCATGTCGGCCATTACAGCCTTGACGTCCGGAGGCCCGAGAGGCCGCACCCTATAGGTGTTGGCGGTTTCTACGCTGATGGGCGTCTGGAAGGTGTACAGCAGCGCCTGGTCGGAACTGAAGAAGCGCCGCAGTTCGTCATCCAGCTTCTTGGGCTCCAAGCCGAAGGCCTGGCGGATGGCCTGGTCGATCGGCAGCCCGCGGTTCAGGACCAGGTCAAAGTAGGTCGAAGCCTCCTTGAGTTTCCTGGTGTCGAACAGGTAGTGGGTCATGAGCCAGGACTGGGCATAGAAAATAGAGCGCCGGTCTCCAGTCTCGTTGTACTCCTTGGAGCCGTGCGCAATGCTGAACAGATCCACTACGCGCATCCAGGAATTGCGCTGCAGAGTGTAAACGGAACCCACTCGAGGGGCGCCGACCTGCACGTCCTTGCTGCCGATCTGGATCGTGGCGTAGTACTCGGCGAACCCCTCGTCGAACCAGAGTTGCGTTCGCGGGAAGTTGGCATTGAGCAGCATGTGGGCGTACTCGTGGAACACCGTTTCCCATTTGCTCTCCGCGGAGAGGTCGAGAGCGATGAAGTTGCGGTCTTCGCCGGGCTGGAACAGTCCTGCAAGATCCACCGGCTTGCCCTTCCAAATGGGGACAACCTGGCGCAGACCCCTGGAGTTGCGAAAGGCAAGGATCTGGAGCGGCACCGGGATGGACACCGACTTGCGCAGAATGAGAGTGCCGAACGCGGCCCGCATCTGCTCGAAGCGCAGTGCCACCTCGCGCCCCCGCTTTTCGCCGGCGTCCGTGACTACGGAAAAGTTGGGAGAACGGACCTCGACCCACTGCGGTTCCGCAGCGCCCGCCGCGGAGCAGAGGAGGAGCAAAGAGCAGATCACAAACAGCAAACCACGCTGACGGGGCCCGGAAAGACAATTGGAGTCCTTCATGGGGCAACTCCCGGGTTCGAGTCTGCACATCGTAGCACCGTTCTGCGTGTGCTCGCACCCAACTCTGAGATCCGTTCTGGAAGGCGAGCGCGCAGTCGAGTGGGGCAGGAGGAATCAGGACGATCTCGGGAGGCGAGCGCCGTTTGAGGGCTGGCCGAGCCGCCCCAGCGCCCAGCGGGCGTGTTCGGCGACTACTGGGTCGGGATCAGCGGCCAGGGCCTCAAGTTGGGGCCGCAGGCGCGGGTCGCCGGAGTTGCCCATGGCGACGGCCAGATTGCGCCGCAAGCCGGAGAACTTGGTGCGGCGCACGGCAGTACCGCGGAACATCTGCCGGAACTGATCGGCGTCGAGCGAGGCCAGCCAGTCGAGGGCCGGGTTCACCAGTTCGGGGCGAGGCTGGAACTCGGGAAGTGAAGTAGCCGGCGCACGGCGGTTCCAGGGGCAGACGTCCTGGCAGATGTCGCAACCGAAGACGTGGCGCCCGACACCGGCGCGCAAGTTCTCGGGGATGGCGCCGCGCTTCTCGATGGTGAGGTAGGCGATACAGCGGGTGGCATCCAGCTCGTAAGGCGCAGGGATGGCGCCGGTGGGGCAGGCATCGATGCAGCGCGTGCAGGAGCCGCAGCGATCGGGAGCGGGCAGGTCGGGTGTGAGCTCGAGCGAGGTCAGGACGACGCCCAGGAACAGCCACGATCCCAACTTCTGGTCGATGATGCAGGTGTTCTTGCCGATCCACCCGACGCCCGCGTAGCGCGCCAGCACGCGCTCGATGACCGGGCCGGTGTCCAC is part of the Terriglobales bacterium genome and harbors:
- a CDS encoding tetratricopeptide repeat protein, whose translation is MLLLCSAAGAAEPQWVEVRSPNFSVVTDAGEKRGREVALRFEQMRAAFGTLILRKSVSIPVPLQILAFRNSRGLRQVVPIWKGKPVDLAGLFQPGEDRNFIALDLSAESKWETVFHEYAHMLLNANFPRTQLWFDEGFAEYYATIQIGSKDVQVGAPRVGSVYTLQRNSWMRVVDLFSIAHGSKEYNETGDRRSIFYAQSWLMTHYLFDTRKLKEASTYFDLVLNRGLPIDQAIRQAFGLEPKKLDDELRRFFSSDQALLYTFQTPISVETANTYRVRPLGPPDVKAVMADMHLHSPHYFEQGATEFEEVLQLQPDNAAAHRGLGYAFLRKNDLDQADLHFRRAAELNADDPRVHYFAAMLMSRQAFGPSGQVEKFREMTAHLEKSISLNPEFADAHNLLAMVHLWQREPERAIASFKRALELSPRVEHYAVNLAQAYVAARQMDEAKALLQHLQNSNDPTVAQRATDDLARLEIHSSALPMLQAQSGPVSETAESVTQSAPAHLDRRPVESLEGRLLAVECSETSAIVTILSGNKTWKLRVRDREKVILIGVDDFDCAWRDQDVIINYRPGSENEGDVATLEIRVPEQERVPLKRK
- the queG gene encoding tRNA epoxyqueuosine(34) reductase QueG, with the protein product MYSLSVPSYSQLSRLARQAASDAGFDLAGIAPVSPSAHPELDYFARWIEAGRAGEMEYLKARDAEGRLRRAALDSVAPWARSAVVCAINYNSDAPYSTAPSPQDRGWISRYAWGPADYHESLLARLRRLEAALREAAVAEGLEFQSRCYVDTGPVIERVLARYAGVGWIGKNTCIIDQKLGSWLFLGVVLTSLELTPDLPAPDRCGSCTRCIDACPTGAIPAPYELDATRCIAYLTIEKRGAIPENLRAGVGRHVFGCDICQDVCPWNRRAPATSLPEFQPRPELVNPALDWLASLDADQFRQMFRGTAVRRTKFSGLRRNLAVAMGNSGDPRLRPQLEALAADPDPVVAEHARWALGRLGQPSNGARLPRSS